A stretch of Metabacillus sp. FJAT-52054 DNA encodes these proteins:
- a CDS encoding GH1 family beta-glucosidase: protein MNFSKEFIFGTATSSYQIEGAHNEGGRTPSIWDTFCDTPGKVYEQHNGNTACDHYHRFEEDIQIIKNLGVDAYRFSIAWPRIFPKKGEYNAEGMAFYKNLAKRLQGEGIKPAVTLYHWDLPMWVHEEGGWTNRESVKWFLDYTRACFTELDHLVDSWITHNEPWCAGFLGYHQGVHAPGHTNMEEAVKAVHHMLLSHGEAVNMLKQEFSSLTPIGITLNLSPVYAASDSANDLLAANNADGYSNRWFLDPIFKGSYPADMMNLFSKYVHSYDFIKQGDLETISVPCDFFGINYYSRAIVEFSAAQDFMSKGAYSDYEKTGMGWDIAPDEFKDLIIRLRKEYTDLPIYITENGAAYDDEVENGRVHDSLRTDYIEKHLQAVSDLNEMGMNIQGYYLWSLLDNFEWSFGYDKRFGMIYVDFDSQERIWKDSAYRYAEIIKQRTPSLQIGS from the coding sequence GTGAATTTTTCTAAAGAGTTTATTTTCGGTACAGCAACGTCTTCCTATCAGATTGAAGGAGCACATAACGAAGGCGGAAGGACCCCTTCGATTTGGGATACATTCTGCGACACCCCCGGAAAGGTTTATGAGCAGCACAACGGAAATACGGCATGTGACCACTACCACCGTTTCGAGGAAGATATTCAGATCATCAAAAACCTGGGCGTCGATGCTTATCGCTTCTCCATTGCCTGGCCTCGTATTTTCCCTAAGAAAGGCGAGTACAACGCAGAAGGAATGGCTTTTTATAAAAACCTGGCGAAGCGTCTTCAGGGAGAAGGCATCAAGCCTGCGGTTACGCTTTATCACTGGGACCTGCCTATGTGGGTGCATGAAGAAGGCGGCTGGACAAACCGTGAATCTGTGAAATGGTTCCTCGATTACACAAGAGCATGCTTTACAGAGCTTGATCATCTCGTTGATTCCTGGATTACGCACAATGAGCCTTGGTGCGCGGGCTTTCTTGGCTATCATCAGGGCGTTCATGCACCAGGCCATACGAACATGGAAGAAGCCGTTAAAGCCGTTCATCACATGCTGCTTTCACACGGAGAAGCTGTGAACATGCTGAAACAGGAGTTTTCATCCCTCACTCCAATCGGTATTACGCTGAACCTGTCCCCTGTTTATGCAGCGTCCGATTCAGCGAACGATTTGCTTGCTGCGAATAATGCGGATGGCTATTCTAACAGATGGTTCCTGGATCCGATTTTCAAAGGCAGCTATCCGGCAGATATGATGAATCTCTTTTCTAAATACGTTCACTCCTATGATTTTATTAAACAAGGAGACTTGGAAACCATTTCGGTTCCATGTGACTTTTTCGGGATTAACTACTACAGCCGGGCCATCGTTGAATTCAGCGCAGCCCAAGATTTCATGAGCAAAGGCGCTTATTCGGATTATGAGAAAACCGGGATGGGCTGGGACATCGCTCCGGATGAATTTAAAGACCTGATTATCAGACTCCGTAAAGAATACACGGACCTCCCAATCTACATAACGGAGAATGGGGCCGCCTATGATGATGAGGTGGAGAATGGCAGAGTACATGATTCCCTTCGCACCGATTATATTGAAAAGCACCTTCAAGCCGTCTCTGATTTAAATGAGATGGGCATGAATATTCAAGGCTACTACTTGTGGTCCCTGCTCGATAACTTTGAATGGAGCTTCGGCTATGACAAACGTTTTGGCATGATTTATGTGGACTTTGATTCTCAGGAACGAATCTGGAAGGACAGTGCCTATCGGTATGCAGAAATCATTAAGCAGCGGACACCTTCCTTGCAGATCGGTTCTTAA
- a CDS encoding family 16 glycosylhydrolase yields the protein MRKLTGMMISCMLIAGFTGPAQAAGSKEAIPFHPVAIKGKDHGTAKLIIPVPKSHHVAVKVSNEPFGKVKTGDLAPKGRTVTNPYLSGSDLTGVDPKINKYAGVYLLDSANRVLDFEQIALKENQIQKENWNLVWQDEFDGSAINESKWNFIQGGGGYGNNELQNYTNRSKNARLENGSLVIEAHKEALGGNEYTSAKLTTQNKGDWTYGRYEIRAKLPKGQGMWPAIWMMPTDYDLYSGWPASGEIDIMELLGHAPNEVHGTLHYGLPWKNTGEMYRLPQGAKDFSEAYHTFSIDWEPGEIRWYVDGVLYAKQNDWYSKNENAAAPYTYPAPFDRDFFLQLNVAVGGNWPGYPDSTTVFPSRMLVDYVRVYELDGKYREAGERPVAEETAADLRPPLADGNYVYNGEFEAGLNEWKFQPFEPSSLFGGEGTAESVNGEAKISITKPGNAVHAIQFVQPALPIEKGERYKLTFDARSTGPRAAGINISGPERSYTRYLSDQTLSLTDKMQSFSYEFTMESETDPHARLEFNLGQGSDLPVWIDHVKLVKLPKDPNAPKKVLPNGNYIYNGTFDQGTARMEFWDLAADKGSKAEASVGEAIPERKLHVDIKRTGSYADAIRLSQNKLNLEEDAAYILTFDAKADAKRNIGFQITNENRSAFYTKTEQIPLTADLKSYRLLIQPSESDPNSVIEFLLGGNRAGVTIDNIAMKRLAKPAVLEPLGTRIEAENYQDMFGVQNGLTSVGWIDEGDWMQYAVDVKEAGEYTVTFLAASGRDGGKFTLLRKVGNQYTGDLPQGEIKLEQADARAEANIPQTGGWDTWKTFETSIRLEKGIQTLQVYAPNANLDWMEFRKVGE from the coding sequence ATGCGCAAATTAACAGGTATGATGATTTCCTGCATGCTGATTGCAGGGTTTACAGGCCCTGCACAGGCTGCAGGCAGCAAGGAGGCGATCCCGTTCCATCCCGTTGCGATTAAGGGGAAGGATCATGGGACAGCTAAACTGATTATCCCCGTTCCAAAATCGCATCACGTGGCCGTAAAGGTATCAAATGAACCGTTCGGCAAAGTTAAAACCGGCGATTTGGCGCCGAAAGGACGAACGGTCACGAATCCATACCTCTCCGGTTCTGACCTGACAGGTGTTGATCCGAAAATCAACAAGTATGCAGGCGTTTATCTGTTGGATTCAGCGAATCGGGTCCTTGATTTTGAACAGATTGCCTTGAAGGAAAACCAGATCCAAAAGGAAAACTGGAATCTTGTATGGCAGGATGAATTTGACGGATCCGCGATCAATGAAAGCAAGTGGAATTTTATCCAGGGAGGCGGCGGCTACGGGAATAATGAGCTTCAAAATTATACGAACCGCTCAAAAAACGCCCGTCTGGAGAATGGTTCCCTTGTTATTGAAGCGCATAAAGAGGCTCTGGGCGGCAATGAGTATACGTCTGCCAAATTGACCACGCAAAACAAAGGCGACTGGACGTACGGCCGCTACGAAATTCGTGCGAAGCTCCCAAAAGGCCAGGGCATGTGGCCGGCAATCTGGATGATGCCGACAGACTATGATCTATACTCAGGGTGGCCTGCCTCAGGAGAAATTGACATTATGGAATTGCTCGGACACGCTCCGAATGAAGTGCATGGCACGCTGCATTATGGACTGCCATGGAAAAACACAGGGGAGATGTACCGCCTTCCGCAAGGCGCGAAGGATTTCTCAGAAGCCTATCACACCTTCTCGATTGACTGGGAGCCTGGTGAAATTAGATGGTACGTGGATGGCGTTCTTTATGCAAAGCAAAATGACTGGTACAGCAAAAATGAAAATGCTGCTGCACCCTACACGTATCCCGCTCCCTTCGACCGTGACTTTTTCCTTCAGCTGAACGTGGCTGTTGGCGGAAACTGGCCCGGTTATCCGGATAGCACTACGGTCTTCCCAAGCCGGATGCTCGTCGATTATGTAAGAGTGTATGAATTGGACGGAAAGTATCGCGAGGCCGGGGAAAGACCGGTCGCTGAAGAGACAGCTGCGGATCTTCGTCCCCCGCTAGCTGACGGAAACTATGTGTATAACGGGGAGTTCGAGGCCGGCCTCAATGAGTGGAAGTTCCAGCCGTTTGAGCCTTCCAGCCTGTTTGGAGGAGAAGGAACGGCAGAATCCGTGAACGGTGAAGCAAAAATCAGCATCACGAAACCAGGGAATGCCGTACATGCCATCCAATTTGTGCAGCCTGCCCTTCCGATTGAAAAGGGAGAGCGCTATAAACTGACATTTGATGCCCGGTCTACTGGCCCTCGTGCGGCTGGTATCAATATTTCGGGTCCCGAACGCAGCTATACGAGATATTTATCCGATCAAACTCTTTCCCTTACGGACAAGATGCAGTCCTTTAGCTATGAGTTTACGATGGAAAGCGAGACGGATCCTCATGCGCGTCTGGAATTTAATCTGGGCCAGGGCTCGGATCTTCCAGTTTGGATAGACCATGTAAAGCTCGTAAAGCTTCCAAAGGATCCGAACGCACCGAAAAAGGTACTACCTAACGGAAACTATATTTACAACGGAACCTTTGACCAGGGGACGGCGCGCATGGAGTTCTGGGACCTTGCCGCGGATAAAGGATCTAAAGCCGAGGCTTCAGTCGGTGAAGCCATTCCGGAACGCAAGCTTCATGTGGATATTAAGCGCACCGGAAGCTACGCTGATGCGATTCGCTTAAGTCAAAACAAGCTGAATCTTGAAGAGGACGCGGCCTATATCCTGACCTTTGACGCAAAAGCGGATGCAAAGCGGAATATCGGATTCCAGATTACAAATGAGAACCGCTCAGCCTTTTATACGAAAACCGAACAAATCCCGCTTACAGCAGACTTGAAATCCTACCGATTGCTGATTCAGCCTTCGGAAAGCGATCCGAACAGTGTGATCGAATTTCTTTTAGGCGGAAATCGTGCGGGCGTAACGATTGATAACATTGCAATGAAACGCCTTGCCAAACCGGCTGTACTTGAACCATTAGGTACCCGCATTGAAGCGGAAAACTATCAGGACATGTTCGGCGTGCAAAACGGCCTAACCAGTGTCGGCTGGATTGACGAAGGCGACTGGATGCAATATGCCGTTGACGTCAAGGAAGCTGGGGAATATACGGTTACATTTCTTGCAGCATCCGGTCGAGACGGCGGGAAATTCACTCTTCTCAGAAAAGTAGGAAACCAGTACACAGGCGATCTGCCTCAAGGCGAGATTAAACTGGAACAGGCAGATGCCAGAGCTGAGGCGAACATCCCGCAGACCGGCGGATGGGATACGTGGAAAACCTTCGAAACCAGCATCCGTCTGGAAAAAGGCATCCAAACCCTGCAGGTTTATGCACCGAATGCTAATTTGGATTGGATGGAGTTTAGGAAGGTTGGAGAATAA
- the dnaB gene encoding replicative DNA helicase, whose protein sequence is MNELFNDRIPPQNIDAEQAVLGAIFLEPQALTMASEVLIPEDFYRAAHQKIYNTMLQLTDKGEPVDLVTVTSDLADVNLLEEIGGVSYLSDLANSVPTAANVEYYARIVEEKSILRRLIRTASTIAQEGYTREDEVADLLTDAEKSIMEVAQRKNAGSFQSIKDVLVQTYDNIELLHNRKGDITGIPTGFSELDRMTAGFQRNDLIIVAARPSVGKTAFALNIAQNVATKTDENVAIFSLEMGADQLVMRMLCAEGNINAQNLRTGNLTSEDWGKLTMAMGSLSNAGIYIDDTPGIRVSEIRSKCRRLKQEAGLGMILIDYLQLIQGSGRSKDNRQQEVSEISRTLKSLARELKVPVIALSQLSRGVEQRQDKRPMMSDIRESGSIEQDADIVAFLYRDDYYDKESENKNIIEIIIAKQRNGPVGTVSLAFVKEYNKFVNLERRFDDAPGA, encoded by the coding sequence TTGAATGAACTATTCAATGACCGAATTCCGCCGCAGAATATAGATGCTGAACAAGCTGTACTAGGAGCCATTTTTCTTGAACCGCAAGCCTTAACGATGGCTTCAGAAGTATTAATACCTGAGGATTTTTACCGGGCTGCGCACCAGAAAATTTATAACACGATGCTCCAGCTTACCGACAAGGGCGAGCCTGTAGATCTGGTCACCGTTACCTCTGATCTCGCAGATGTAAATCTGCTTGAAGAAATTGGAGGGGTCTCCTATTTATCAGACCTTGCCAACTCAGTACCAACAGCGGCGAACGTAGAATATTATGCAAGAATTGTAGAAGAAAAATCGATTTTAAGAAGACTAATCCGGACGGCAAGCACGATTGCCCAGGAAGGCTATACACGCGAAGACGAAGTGGCCGATCTCCTGACAGATGCTGAAAAAAGCATCATGGAAGTAGCACAGCGCAAAAACGCAGGCTCCTTCCAGAGCATTAAGGATGTCCTCGTTCAAACCTATGATAATATTGAACTTCTTCACAACCGAAAAGGAGACATCACGGGAATACCAACCGGGTTCTCTGAGCTCGACCGGATGACGGCAGGCTTTCAGCGAAACGACCTCATCATCGTTGCCGCCCGTCCTTCTGTTGGTAAAACCGCCTTCGCCCTGAACATTGCCCAGAACGTCGCGACCAAGACAGATGAGAACGTTGCGATCTTCAGCCTCGAGATGGGGGCCGACCAGCTCGTTATGCGTATGCTCTGTGCAGAAGGCAACATCAACGCCCAAAACTTAAGAACCGGTAACCTGACAAGCGAGGACTGGGGAAAGCTCACCATGGCTATGGGAAGCCTTTCTAACGCAGGAATCTATATCGATGACACCCCAGGGATCCGCGTAAGTGAGATCCGCTCAAAATGCCGCCGTCTCAAGCAAGAGGCCGGCCTCGGCATGATCCTGATTGATTACCTGCAGCTCATCCAGGGAAGCGGCCGAAGCAAGGATAACCGCCAGCAGGAGGTATCCGAAATCTCAAGAACGCTCAAATCCCTGGCCCGTGAGCTCAAGGTGCCCGTCATCGCCCTGTCCCAGCTCTCCCGTGGAGTGGAGCAGCGCCAGGACAAGCGTCCGATGATGTCCGACATCCGTGAATCCGGAAGTATCGAGCAGGATGCCGACATCGTCGCCTTCCTATACCGTGACGATTACTACGACAAAGAATCCGAAAACAAAAACATCATCGAAATCATCATCGCCAAACAGCGTAACGGTCCCGTGGGAACCGTCTCCCTGGCGTTCGTAAAAGAATACAACAAGTTCGTGAACTTGGAGCGGAGGTTTGACGACGCTCCAGGGGCTTAG
- the rplI gene encoding 50S ribosomal protein L9 — MKVVFLKDVKGKGKKGEVKNVADGYAHNFLIKQGLAVEANNAAMSALNAQKNKESKEAEQELQQAEELKKTLEELTVELKAKSGEGGRLFGSITSKQIADELKKVHSIKIDKRKLDLPDAIRGLGYTNVPVKLHTEVTATLKVHVTEE; from the coding sequence ATGAAAGTAGTTTTTCTTAAAGATGTTAAAGGCAAAGGAAAAAAAGGCGAGGTAAAAAACGTAGCGGACGGCTACGCGCACAATTTCCTGATTAAACAAGGTCTTGCTGTAGAAGCAAACAATGCGGCAATGTCAGCACTTAATGCCCAAAAGAATAAAGAGAGCAAAGAAGCAGAACAAGAGCTTCAGCAGGCGGAAGAGCTGAAAAAAACACTTGAAGAGCTTACCGTTGAACTGAAAGCGAAATCTGGAGAAGGCGGACGTCTATTCGGTTCCATCACAAGCAAGCAAATTGCCGATGAGCTGAAAAAGGTCCACTCCATCAAAATCGATAAGCGCAAACTGGACCTTCCGGATGCGATCCGAGGTCTTGGATACACAAACGTACCTGTAAAGCTTCATACCGAAGTAACAGCAACTCTAAAGGTTCATGTAACGGAAGAATAA
- a CDS encoding DHH family phosphoesterase, translating to MPSFYEKRLFRYPIYALYSVTVIALAILFYYNWILSFAGLLLMGFTIILLIQADAKMKSDMEEYISTLSYRLKKVGEEALMEMPIGIMLFNDQYYIEWTNPFLASCFDEDTLVGRTLYDVAEGLIPLIKQEVDSETLSLHDRKFKVIIKREERLLYFFDVTEQKEIEKQYKNERTVLALIFLDNYDEVTQGMDDQTKSTINSEVTSLLNKWGNEQGLFLKRVSSERFLAVLNEHILEKLEKNKFSVLDEVRERTAVYNISLTLSVGIGAGHHSLQELGDLAQSSLDLALGRGGDQVAIKQPNGKVKFYGGKTNPMEKRTRVRARVISHAMTEIVTASDKVLIMGHKYPDMDAIGAAIGVLKVAEVNDKQAYIVLDQNEIDSSVQRLVEELKLHTELWSHFIKPEEALEMVTEETVLVVVDTHKPSLVLDEKLLGRVHDKVVIDHHRRGEEFIKDPLLVYMEPYASSTAELVTELLEYQPKRLKLKMIEATALLAGIIVDTKSFTLRTGSRTFDAASYLRSKGADTILVQKFMKEDINHFVKRSKLIQNTELLENGVALSMDSDENGDYFDQVIIAQTADTLLSMSGVSASFVLARRNENTVGISARSLGDVNVQLIMEALDGGGHLTNAATQLHDITVAEAEERLKQAIGDYFEGGIKA from the coding sequence ATGCCAAGTTTTTACGAAAAGCGCTTATTCCGTTACCCTATATACGCTCTATATAGCGTGACAGTGATCGCTCTAGCAATCCTTTTTTACTATAACTGGATCCTGTCCTTCGCAGGCCTTCTTCTTATGGGATTTACCATTATTCTCCTTATTCAGGCTGATGCCAAAATGAAGTCGGATATGGAAGAGTACATATCCACGCTCTCCTACAGGCTGAAAAAGGTCGGAGAAGAAGCGCTGATGGAGATGCCGATCGGGATCATGCTGTTTAATGATCAGTACTATATAGAATGGACGAATCCATTCCTTGCTTCCTGTTTTGATGAAGATACGCTCGTCGGACGGACGCTTTATGATGTAGCGGAAGGGCTCATTCCTCTTATTAAACAGGAGGTTGACTCAGAGACGCTCTCTCTTCATGACCGGAAGTTCAAGGTGATTATTAAAAGAGAAGAACGCCTGCTTTATTTCTTTGATGTAACGGAGCAAAAAGAGATTGAAAAGCAATATAAAAATGAGCGAACGGTTTTAGCCCTTATTTTTCTTGATAACTATGATGAAGTAACGCAAGGGATGGACGATCAGACGAAAAGCACGATTAACAGTGAAGTGACGTCCCTTTTGAATAAATGGGGGAATGAACAGGGGCTGTTTTTAAAGCGCGTCTCCTCTGAGCGGTTTCTTGCTGTTTTAAATGAGCATATCCTAGAAAAATTGGAAAAAAACAAGTTTTCTGTCCTTGATGAGGTGCGCGAGCGAACAGCCGTTTATAATATTTCGCTTACGCTCAGTGTAGGAATCGGTGCCGGACATCACTCCCTTCAGGAGCTTGGAGATCTGGCGCAATCGAGCCTGGACCTTGCTTTAGGCCGCGGAGGAGATCAGGTTGCCATTAAGCAGCCGAACGGCAAAGTAAAGTTTTACGGCGGCAAAACGAATCCGATGGAAAAAAGAACCCGGGTCCGCGCCCGTGTTATTTCCCACGCAATGACGGAAATTGTCACGGCCAGTGACAAGGTTCTGATCATGGGCCATAAATATCCGGATATGGATGCAATCGGTGCAGCAATCGGCGTTCTGAAAGTTGCAGAAGTAAACGACAAGCAAGCGTACATCGTTCTCGATCAGAATGAAATAGATTCGAGTGTTCAAAGGCTTGTAGAGGAGCTTAAGCTTCATACCGAATTGTGGTCCCATTTTATTAAACCGGAAGAAGCGCTTGAAATGGTGACAGAGGAAACGGTGCTCGTTGTCGTGGATACACATAAGCCTTCCCTCGTTCTTGATGAGAAGCTGCTGGGACGTGTTCATGATAAAGTGGTGATTGACCATCACAGGCGGGGCGAGGAATTTATTAAAGACCCTCTGCTTGTCTATATGGAGCCGTATGCGTCCTCTACAGCGGAGCTTGTCACGGAGCTGCTTGAATACCAGCCGAAGCGTCTGAAGCTCAAAATGATTGAAGCAACGGCCCTGTTAGCTGGTATAATAGTGGACACAAAAAGCTTTACGCTCAGAACCGGCTCAAGAACGTTCGATGCAGCATCCTATCTCAGGTCAAAAGGAGCGGACACGATTCTTGTTCAAAAGTTTATGAAAGAGGACATCAACCATTTCGTGAAACGCTCCAAGCTGATTCAGAACACCGAGCTGCTTGAGAATGGCGTAGCGCTGTCAATGGACTCTGATGAAAACGGGGATTATTTCGATCAGGTTATCATTGCTCAAACAGCGGATACTCTCCTTTCGATGAGCGGAGTTTCAGCTTCGTTTGTTCTGGCGAGGCGCAATGAAAATACGGTTGGAATCAGTGCAAGGTCGCTTGGGGATGTGAATGTTCAGCTGATTATGGAAGCACTGGACGGCGGCGGGCACTTGACGAACGCGGCCACCCAGCTTCATGACATAACGGTTGCAGAAGCGGAAGAGAGATTAAAGCAAGCAATTGGCGACTATTTTGAAGGAGGAATTAAGGCATGA
- a CDS encoding YybS family protein, translated as MKRTKALTEGAIMLALFTVAVLITITVPLLGIITSFALPIPFIVYALRHDTRSSLLLFAASLPVVFITGSISALLAAAPTALTGIIMGTLYKKRGSAPAVIGGTFAFLVTILGGYVISVLFFQVNPLTEFKSIMTESMNMATSFMKTMGQPPKEEQMRLMRTQMEQFFTLMPTVAVMCSFFFSIITHAIASAILKRLKLEVKPLKPFREWKLPQSIAWYYLAVVLLSYIGFEKGSYASMAVSNVFFILMILLVIQGFSFLFYYAYVKGISKSVPITVVIISLFLSILLYPIQFLGIIDIGFRLREKITPKS; from the coding sequence GTGAAACGCACGAAAGCCCTGACAGAGGGAGCGATTATGCTTGCTCTTTTTACTGTTGCCGTCTTAATTACCATCACCGTCCCGCTTCTGGGGATAATTACTTCATTTGCCCTGCCTATTCCTTTCATTGTATATGCATTAAGGCATGACACGAGGAGCAGTCTTCTTTTGTTTGCCGCGTCTTTGCCGGTCGTTTTTATAACGGGATCAATCAGTGCCTTGCTTGCTGCAGCACCGACTGCTTTAACAGGGATCATCATGGGTACACTTTATAAGAAAAGAGGAAGTGCTCCGGCTGTTATTGGCGGGACCTTTGCATTCCTCGTTACCATCCTTGGAGGCTATGTGATTTCGGTTCTTTTTTTTCAAGTGAATCCTCTAACCGAATTCAAGTCTATTATGACGGAATCCATGAATATGGCGACCTCCTTTATGAAAACGATGGGTCAGCCTCCGAAGGAAGAACAGATGAGGCTTATGCGGACTCAAATGGAACAGTTTTTCACATTAATGCCGACAGTTGCAGTAATGTGCAGTTTCTTTTTCTCAATCATTACTCATGCAATTGCATCTGCTATTCTTAAAAGACTGAAGCTTGAAGTAAAGCCTTTAAAGCCATTCAGGGAATGGAAGCTGCCGCAAAGCATTGCATGGTATTATTTGGCGGTTGTTCTGCTGAGCTATATTGGATTCGAGAAGGGATCCTACGCGAGCATGGCTGTGTCCAATGTATTCTTTATCCTGATGATTTTGTTAGTCATCCAAGGGTTTTCTTTCCTGTTTTACTATGCTTACGTAAAGGGAATATCAAAAAGCGTTCCCATCACGGTTGTTATTATTTCCCTATTCCTCTCGATTTTGCTTTATCCAATTCAATTCTTAGGTATAATTGACATAGGATTCAGATTAAGGGAGAAAATCACTCCAAAATCTTAA
- the rpsR gene encoding 30S ribosomal protein S18, translating to MAGGRRGGRAKRRKVCFFTSNGITHIDYKDVDLLKKFVSERGKILPRRVTGTSAKYQRKLTVAIKRSRQMALLPYVTGE from the coding sequence ATGGCAGGAGGACGCAGAGGCGGTCGCGCGAAGCGCCGTAAAGTTTGTTTCTTTACCTCTAACGGAATCACGCACATCGACTACAAAGATGTTGATTTGCTTAAAAAATTCGTTTCCGAGCGCGGTAAAATTCTTCCTCGTCGTGTAACTGGTACAAGCGCTAAATACCAACGTAAATTGACTGTTGCTATCAAACGCTCACGCCAAATGGCATTGCTTCCATACGTTACAGGCGAATAA
- the ssb gene encoding single-stranded DNA-binding protein has protein sequence MINRVVLVGRLTKDPELRYTPAGAAVATFTLAVNRTFTNQQGEKEADFLNCVVWRRQAENVANFLKKGNLAGVEGRLQSRSYEDQTGRRVYVTEVVADSVQFLEPKGSGNSGGGGNSNNFYDGGQSQGGQRSYGGSDQQRNNNNNQGRTSFDDDPFANDGQPIDISDDDLPF, from the coding sequence ATGATCAATCGTGTCGTTCTCGTCGGAAGACTTACAAAAGACCCTGAACTTCGTTATACACCAGCGGGGGCAGCTGTTGCCACCTTCACTCTTGCAGTAAACCGTACGTTTACGAACCAGCAGGGGGAAAAGGAAGCAGACTTCCTTAACTGCGTTGTATGGAGACGTCAGGCCGAAAATGTGGCAAACTTCTTGAAAAAAGGCAACTTAGCAGGCGTTGAAGGCAGATTGCAGTCTCGCAGCTATGAGGATCAAACAGGACGCCGTGTGTATGTTACTGAAGTTGTGGCCGACAGCGTGCAGTTTTTAGAGCCTAAGGGATCTGGAAACAGCGGCGGTGGCGGAAACAGCAATAACTTTTATGATGGAGGCCAGTCTCAGGGCGGCCAGAGATCATATGGTGGTTCAGATCAGCAGCGGAATAATAACAACAATCAAGGCCGTACAAGCTTTGATGATGATCCATTTGCCAATGATGGACAACCGATTGATATATCAGACGATGATTTGCCATTCTAA
- the rpsF gene encoding 30S ribosomal protein S6, protein MTNYEIMYIVRPNIEEDAKKALVERFSGILSDNGAEVKETKEWGKRRLAYEINDFRDGYYQIVKVASEAEAVQEFDRLAKISEDIIRHIVIKEEE, encoded by the coding sequence ATGACAAACTACGAAATTATGTACATCGTACGTCCAAACATCGAAGAAGATGCGAAGAAAGCTCTTGTTGAGCGTTTCAGCGGAATTCTTTCTGACAATGGTGCGGAAGTAAAGGAAACGAAAGAGTGGGGCAAACGTCGCCTTGCTTATGAAATCAACGATTTCCGCGATGGTTACTATCAGATCGTTAAAGTTGCATCTGAAGCAGAAGCGGTTCAAGAATTTGACCGTCTTGCAAAGATCAGCGAAGACATCATTCGTCACATCGTGATTAAAGAAGAAGAATAA
- the ychF gene encoding redox-regulated ATPase YchF, which produces MALTAGIVGLPNVGKSTLFNAITQAGAESANYPFCTIDPNVGIVEVPDERLRQLTELVQPKKTVPTAFEFTDIAGIVKGASKGEGLGNKFLSHIRQVDAITHVVRCFEDGNITHVSGKVDPIDDIETINLELVLADLESVDKRAARVEKLAKQKDKDAVAEHEILSKLKEAFENGKPARSVEFTEEQMKHVKQLHLLTSKPILYVANVAEDEVADSSKNPYVQKVRDFAANENAEVIVVCAKIESEIVELDAEEKEMFLEELGIEESGLDQLIRATYQLLGLATYFTAGVQEVRAWTFRLGMKAPQCAGVIHTDFERGFIRAETVHYEDLLAAGTMGAAREAGKVRLEGKEYLVKDGDVIHFRFNV; this is translated from the coding sequence ATGGCTTTAACTGCAGGTATTGTCGGACTTCCGAATGTAGGGAAATCCACTCTTTTTAACGCAATTACACAGGCTGGCGCTGAGTCTGCCAACTATCCTTTCTGTACGATTGACCCGAATGTGGGCATCGTTGAAGTGCCGGACGAGCGTCTTCGTCAATTGACAGAGCTTGTTCAGCCTAAGAAAACCGTTCCAACGGCTTTTGAGTTTACCGATATTGCCGGAATCGTAAAAGGTGCGAGCAAGGGTGAAGGACTAGGAAACAAATTTCTTTCCCACATCCGCCAGGTAGACGCGATTACTCACGTAGTCCGCTGCTTCGAGGATGGAAACATCACGCACGTATCCGGTAAAGTCGATCCAATTGACGACATTGAAACCATCAACCTGGAGCTTGTTCTCGCTGACCTTGAGTCTGTTGATAAGCGTGCTGCCCGAGTTGAAAAGCTTGCTAAGCAAAAGGACAAAGATGCAGTCGCAGAGCACGAAATTCTTTCCAAGCTGAAAGAAGCATTCGAAAACGGCAAGCCAGCCCGCTCGGTTGAGTTCACGGAAGAACAGATGAAGCATGTCAAACAGCTTCACCTGCTCACAAGCAAACCGATTCTTTATGTCGCAAACGTTGCAGAGGATGAAGTAGCCGATTCCTCTAAAAACCCTTACGTTCAAAAAGTAAGAGATTTTGCAGCAAACGAAAACGCAGAAGTGATCGTTGTTTGTGCGAAAATCGAATCTGAAATTGTAGAGCTTGATGCGGAAGAAAAAGAAATGTTCCTAGAAGAGCTTGGCATTGAAGAATCCGGACTGGATCAGCTGATCCGCGCAACTTATCAGCTGCTTGGTCTTGCGACTTACTTTACTGCAGGCGTTCAGGAAGTACGTGCATGGACATTCCGTCTTGGCATGAAAGCTCCACAATGTGCCGGAGTCATCCATACGGATTTCGAACGCGGATTCATCCGTGCCGAAACCGTCCACTACGAAGACCTTCTTGCGGCAGGAACAATGGGTGCAGCCCGTGAAGCCGGAAAAGTCCGTCTTGAAGGAAAAGAATATCTTGTGAAAGACGGAGACGTTATTCACTTCCGTTTTAACGTTTAA